Below is a genomic region from Astyanax mexicanus isolate ESR-SI-001 chromosome 25, AstMex3_surface, whole genome shotgun sequence.
aagaaatgttattattgcactactgaactttttgcacttttttcatatttaaccGCTGTAGATtgcatgtaaataaatatatttaataacacATTACTGTTGTCATGTTAAAATATTTCCATCCtagatgtaaatttaacactagtttaatatttatatttagtttgtttatttctttctttattgtatattttctacttttatctttatgctgTATACTTGGTGAGGAGCAAAGGAAGAATTTCTTGATACGAGGAAGTGTCTTGTTTCTTACTGttcacatgacaataaactctttaaatcttgaatcttgttAAGTTAATGGTTTTATAGAATTTGGGCTCTTTTACTTTTACGTATAGTTAtatacatagactgtatatagctggacagagcatcgtctcttaaaagtgaagccaccacaggtccaCCAcacggaagattttggcttcattttcattgaatgaatgggaacggcgacacggtgtccatcttcatatacagtctatggttatatatagtttatatattggATCTAGGAGTAAACCTCCCACAAGaataaacattgtttatttgttttaatatattttaattgtatgtttttacattttatattacatttataatagAATTACTTGAAGAAATGATGTAATAGCAGCAGTTTGTTTTAGGTACAGTAGCTGTAATATATAAAGTAATATCCATCCACTAACAGGCAGATCACTGACATACGCAGATCACATGTGTTCTGTGTTCTTATTTAATAACCCATATTAATGGATTTTTAAAGGGTAAATAAACCCCCTGATTTGGGAGGGATAGTTTGGGAGGAGCACagcagtgatgtatgggtttaggagggCGGGGCAGAAAGGAGAGcttgttggctgagctgcagcagaagcagtgtgcctctgatagtggtgagatacAGATAATTGGATGTCATCAGCAGGGGGGGCGGGATTATTGATCGATCGAACTGCACAACATCCTCACCTATAGAGAAAGaatttaccacaataaaagtgttttttttaaaggttagaaaatgtttataataattttaagcaggactgtattattactataaaaatatgaaaacatttCAGAAATTAATGAAGAAGAAAttagggtttagtgtttagtaccttttaaagacttttaactgtttaaattttctttgtttaattttttagtatatattttttattttttatacaaagtaacctggggggggaggggggggagggggtcaGAAAGTGTGCAGTCTCTGTATTAAGCAGCTGTGGCTGTATCTGTGTACTATCAGTGTAACAGTGTAGCACAGTGTAATTATAGGTGATCTCGGGTTGTCTGGCGGGACGGAGCTGCGCTGGAAGCAACGGTAAGGTTAAATCCGGGTCCTGTGGCGGAGGGGCGTTACCGAGGggaatattaattataataatagcgTTAAATAACCATAGAGCTAATAGCCTGCATTACTGCTCTCTCACCTGCTGCACGAGCTTATCTATAAAACACTGCTGAATAATTAATTACCAAATAACCTACAGTtacatacatttaacatttctgcacacaaaataactttaaaatacattttattattaagcatagtgttttATACATgtgaaattaaaaacattattaaaaactacttagaacactgaaaaaatagcatttgttacctgccccccactctctaactataaactttaccatgaaatatatttattaaaatccttcagagatgtattcaggaggagaaatatatttatataaagctctgttaaaaatgaagagatcacttcagtttctgaatcagtttctctgattttactatttataggtttatgtttgagtaaaatgaacattgttgttttattctataaactacagacaacatttctcccaaattccaaataaaaatattctcatttagagcatttatttacagaaaatgagaaatgactgaaataacaaaaaagatgcagagctttcagacctcaaataatgcaaagaaaacaagttcatattcataaagttttaagagttcagaaatcaatatttggtggaataatcctggtttttaatcatagttttcatgcatcttggcatcatgttcttctccaccagtcttacacactgcttttggataactttatgctgctttactcctggtgtaaaaattcaagcagttcagtttggtggtttgatggtttgtgatcatccatcttcctcttgattatattccagaggttttcaatttgataaaatcaaagaaactcatcatttttaagtgctcttttttttttttacagagctgtatatgtatttatgCTGATATTGATAAGATCATGGCCTCTATCAGCTCTGAAGCTCatcagcagacttcatctgattCTCTCCACACTGAAACTTCTGGGAGGATAATAATATCGCAGGGAAACGCGGGAGAAGAGAGAACTCACGTCTGCTTCGAATGTGGGAAGACCTTTGATCAAAAGCGTCGTTATCTCAGACACCAGCGCGCGCACACGCGAGGAAAagcgtatcagtgctcagactgcggCAAGAGTTTCACTGATAAACAGGGTGTTGAGgttcaccagcgcgttcacaccggGGAGAAACCGTTTCGCTGTTCGGACTGCGGGAAGCGCTTCACGGCGCAAAGCAGCCTCCAGACGCaccggcgcattcacaccggagagaaaccgtacttCTGCTTCCAATGCGGAAAGAGTTTCAGAGAGAGCGGAACCCTAAAgaaacaccagcgcgttcacactgccGACAAACCCTTCCACTGCGCCGAATGTGGGAGGAGCTTCAGCGTGCAGCGCAGCCTCCAGGTTCACCAGCGCGTTCATACCGGGGAGAAACCGTTTCGCTGTTCGGACTGCGGGAAGCGCTTTACCGTCCAGCGCAGCCTCCAGGCGCACCGGCGCATTCACACCGTGGGTAAGCAGTACTACTGCTCTGagtgtgggcggagcttcaggGACAGCAGCAGCCTGGAgaaacaccagcgcgttcacactggagagaaaccgcatcactgccccgactgtgggcggagcttcagaGAGAGCGGCGCACTGAAAAAGCACCTGCGCCTTCACACGGGGGAGAAACCGTACCGCTGCTCGGActgtgggcggagcttcagaCACAGTAGTACACTAAAAAAACACCAGCCTCTTCACACCCGACAGAAACCATAGACGAGTCAGGCTTTAAACTGctttaaaactgcattaaaaacattatttataatttgctttggataaaagcgtctgccgaatgttaatgtaaatgtaatgtaatgtaatttaatgtattgtTACTACTGGGTTAGGGCTCCAAGTGATCCAGTGATCTaaagtcatgcagcttgccatcagctgccggactcctgagagagtacagttggccttgctctctctgggtgggtacagtacagtagatggctctcttttccctcatcacttctagggtgatgtggatcagcacaaggctgcgtctgtgagctgatgtatcagaaccgagtcgctgcgctttcctctgagcgttagcgctgtgatgctactcggaaatgctgttAACGGGTGTAACGATGCTCATGAACCACAATTTGATTttcttacaatatttaaaaaaataaattaacaacaaaaaataagatacttttttctttctttttatttcttaagtgtttaaacaataaaaaatgtacttTCATTTCTTAAGGGTACAGATTCctttttagtttttacacatAAGCATATAGCTTATAGCCGTAAACAAACCACACAAACtattgtgctgttttatttcttaATGAATCACTTTTTAGACAATCTAGAGTTAAAGATTGTCTTAGCAGGACATTAAGAAaggaaatattaataattaatcttTACTAAAGTATTTCTGTTTTGCAGAGACGTTTTGCATTTAAAATTCAAACATCTTATTTTTCACTCCACTACAATGTTGGAAGTTTCATAAACAGAACATGCAATAGAATTTTTCCACGATGCACATTTTcaattttctcttcttttttattaCACCACTAGTTACTTAATGCATTTCCACCAAACACTGAAATAATAAATGATCTTTATTAAAACTCTGTGTAGTGTCACATGTTTAGTGTAatatttttgggtgtttttgttttttgttaaattatgAATTCTGGTAACTGCCTGGAAGACATAGGTTAACGTACATTGTGTtcttaattattataaatatatgtcATTTTCATTAGTTTTTCTTAAACAGTCAgttatatatataacttatatattttaatgtggaTTTATTTCAAGTGGAACTAGAGATACTGACAATTACTTTACTGAAATATGATTTTAaacgaaaaaaacaaaaatatgctTTTCCAATTTATTGAGTCATAATGACATTCATATTATTTCCAACAGAAAAATGTTATTTGCTAAATGGAAagttaatttctaaaaaaaaaaaaaacagaaactaaattaaaaatatctaaagatcTTAAAGAGTAAAATCACTGTTAAATACTTGTATGTGCTCATCTAATTTTGTATGTAAACATATTTGTtatccaaaattaaaaaaataaaaaatgttgaaatacTAAATATTGTAGTTACCCTTTACTGAATGGTTATGCTAAACTGACCATTTACACCACTAAAGGCAGAATATCACTTAGACCAGTTACAGGGAATATGATAAAAAAGATCCTTTAAACTCTATAAGGAAGCATtaagaaatgttttaatgaatgtattttatattattcatcATTTGGTCACAGTAGCTTTCATTTACTTTGTCTagaataaaacacattataaaacattaatgtaTTTTGTCTCTCAACATCGAATTAAACACATATGTTTATATAGCACATTTAAAATCAGATCTTAACTAAATAATAAGGTGgttaaaataatgtgaaaaaaaactaattgtactACTGTATATTCTGCAGTGTATGCTACTGACtgaattatatagattatatttaCATGATTCCTAAAGGTTTTATAGGATTTTTGTCCTttgttctgcacattttagtgtttttttgttgggCCCAAATTCAGTAAATATCTAAAAGTAGAAGTAATGATTTATGTGGTTTAGCTCAGCCCTCCTGCTCTGAGATACTTGattgattaataatgattaattaaataaagtatttttattttttttagcagagaAAACACAAATCTACAGGACATGATTCCTCCAGgaccaggactggctaaagttcAGAACTTCTTAacagcagtaatattagtagcaatattaaaacatcaaaaactgcattaaagttttaagttaaaataaattggatttactgtttttacttcAACTGATTTAAAACCCACTGCAGCCTTGAAAAAcatcacagaaaaataatttaGTGAGGTCAGTGGGTGGTACATTTATATGTAATTATTGGAAGAAATGGATTTGTAATGAAATATTAAATTgtattcactttaatttactttaagtttatctgttccagtacttttacttataataaaaatagatgtgttcagacagaaggtgctgaatct
It encodes:
- the LOC107197012 gene encoding zinc finger protein 239-like, which translates into the protein MASISSEAHQQTSSDSLHTETSGRIIISQGNAGEERTHVCFECGKTFDQKRRYLRHQRAHTRGKAYQCSDCGKSFTDKQGVEVHQRVHTGEKPFRCSDCGKRFTAQSSLQTHRRIHTGEKPYFCFQCGKSFRESGTLKKHQRVHTADKPFHCAECGRSFSVQRSLQVHQRVHTGEKPFRCSDCGKRFTVQRSLQAHRRIHTVGKQYYCSECGRSFRDSSSLEKHQRVHTGEKPHHCPDCGRSFRESGALKKHLRLHTGEKPYRCSDCGRSFRHSSTLKKHQPLHTRQKP